One stretch of Leadbetterella byssophila DSM 17132 DNA includes these proteins:
- a CDS encoding TolC family protein, producing MLRKVFFILMTSGASVMAQNDLSFKEVLHMAQENYGRIKVRQWNVSSVQKGIDLAKRQALPNLNLGAQQDFGTINGQFGALYPFGGLSASSAGPTLEEQNWHAAFGALYLANVNWDIFTFGKNKERIHVAEQETEVESAILRQAIFEHRVKVASTYLQWIAAERLTLAYERNLSRADSLVTLIEGKVSGGLIPGADLSMAKADRANASILHIRALEQSQSLRIELQELLGKDGVSFNPDPLILSKTPFSRDGDAVHPELEWRRALVQLNEAKRRYQRSLLYPSINVVGLIQSRASGFKPQYITDQTQYSTGYFSGIWPNRTNYLFGVGLNWNFTQSYRTKSQIQALEISGKALEMEEVTLARRLGYQMELAEVKWTNARRIVEEVPVQLEAAREAFGRKSALYQNGLADLYDVILAQNALNRAEAEKEVAQVNVWSALLLKAAASGDFSIFENNLE from the coding sequence ATGTTAAGGAAAGTATTCTTCATACTGATGACCTCTGGAGCCAGTGTAATGGCGCAAAATGATTTATCTTTTAAAGAGGTCTTACACATGGCCCAAGAAAATTACGGAAGAATCAAAGTAAGGCAATGGAATGTGTCTTCCGTGCAGAAAGGGATAGATTTAGCCAAGAGACAAGCTCTTCCTAATTTAAATCTTGGTGCTCAGCAAGACTTTGGCACTATAAACGGCCAATTTGGGGCCTTGTATCCCTTTGGAGGTCTATCTGCCAGTTCAGCTGGACCTACACTGGAGGAACAAAACTGGCACGCCGCTTTTGGGGCCTTATATTTAGCAAATGTCAATTGGGACATTTTTACTTTTGGCAAGAACAAAGAAAGAATACATGTAGCTGAGCAGGAAACTGAGGTGGAGTCAGCTATCTTACGTCAAGCCATTTTTGAACACAGGGTTAAGGTCGCATCTACTTATTTGCAATGGATAGCTGCTGAACGGCTCACTTTAGCTTACGAAAGGAACTTAAGCAGAGCTGACTCTTTGGTCACATTAATAGAAGGAAAGGTTAGTGGAGGGCTTATACCGGGTGCGGACCTGAGCATGGCAAAAGCAGATAGGGCAAATGCCTCTATTTTGCATATAAGGGCACTTGAACAAAGTCAATCTCTAAGAATTGAACTGCAAGAACTTCTAGGCAAAGACGGAGTATCATTTAACCCAGATCCTCTCATTTTATCAAAAACACCTTTCAGTAGAGATGGAGATGCTGTACATCCGGAACTAGAATGGAGAAGAGCCTTGGTTCAATTAAATGAGGCGAAAAGACGGTACCAAAGAAGCCTGCTCTATCCGTCTATCAACGTGGTGGGCTTGATACAATCCAGAGCTTCAGGGTTTAAACCTCAATACATTACGGATCAGACACAATATTCTACAGGCTACTTCAGCGGGATTTGGCCCAATAGGACCAATTACCTCTTTGGAGTGGGGCTGAATTGGAACTTCACCCAAAGCTATAGAACCAAAAGCCAAATTCAGGCCCTTGAAATCTCAGGAAAAGCCTTAGAGATGGAAGAAGTGACCCTAGCTCGGAGGTTGGGTTACCAGATGGAATTAGCTGAAGTAAAATGGACCAATGCACGGAGAATAGTAGAAGAAGTCCCTGTCCAATTAGAAGCAGCAAGAGAAGCTTTTGGAAGGAAATCTGCTTTATATCAAAACGGACTAGCAGATTTATATGACGTCATACTAGCTCAAAATGCCTTAAACAGAGCAGAAGCAGAGAAGGAAGTAGCGCAAGTGAATGTTTGGTCAGCTTTACTTTTAAAGGCAGCTGCCAGTGGAGATTTTAGCATTTTTGAAAATAACCTGGAATGA
- a CDS encoding efflux RND transporter periplasmic adaptor subunit: MKLRYTYSLPLFGLLACQSATETPKEESLPSYELIQPSSELNVSDLSIPGELQPFYSVDLYAKVTGFVQRILVDVGSEVKQGQLLALLEAPEMKAQINAAEAKLHAQEAVYAASSATLRRLEETSKIPGTIAPLELELAKAKQQADLAQLEAAKAAYREVSQMQSYLEIRAPFSGSVTARNIAPGAYVGPNGHGPLLTLVQDQKLRLVVHVPETYAGAISSDSPIHFTIHSLPGKEFQGKVSRNAQTLDQKFRSQRIEIDVPNENKKLLPGMVAQVKIPLQGAQTGYSIPKTAVLTSTTGVFVIKKDGNEARWVPIKTGLSTDSTVLITGEIQPQDRLVKYATEEVRDGQVLIEKK; encoded by the coding sequence ATGAAATTAAGATATACCTATTCCCTACCCCTATTTGGACTCTTGGCTTGCCAATCAGCAACAGAAACGCCCAAAGAGGAATCCTTACCTTCCTATGAATTAATTCAGCCAAGTTCAGAATTAAATGTATCTGATCTGAGCATACCCGGAGAATTGCAACCGTTTTATTCCGTGGATTTATATGCAAAGGTCACGGGATTTGTGCAGAGGATACTCGTGGATGTAGGAAGCGAAGTTAAACAGGGCCAACTTCTCGCCCTACTCGAAGCACCGGAAATGAAAGCGCAAATCAATGCTGCAGAAGCCAAGTTACATGCACAGGAAGCCGTTTATGCTGCCAGTTCTGCAACTTTAAGGCGATTGGAGGAGACAAGTAAGATTCCGGGAACCATTGCTCCATTAGAATTAGAACTAGCAAAAGCGAAACAACAAGCAGATCTTGCTCAACTGGAAGCGGCCAAAGCTGCTTATAGAGAAGTGAGCCAAATGCAATCATATTTAGAGATTAGAGCACCATTCAGCGGAAGTGTGACCGCCAGAAATATAGCTCCTGGAGCGTATGTAGGTCCAAACGGACATGGACCGCTCCTGACTTTGGTACAAGATCAAAAACTACGCTTAGTAGTACATGTCCCTGAAACTTATGCAGGGGCTATCTCTTCAGATTCTCCTATACACTTTACCATACATTCTCTCCCAGGAAAAGAGTTTCAAGGTAAAGTGAGTAGAAATGCACAAACTTTAGATCAGAAATTCAGGTCTCAAAGAATTGAGATTGACGTTCCAAATGAAAATAAAAAGCTACTTCCGGGAATGGTAGCTCAAGTGAAGATTCCACTCCAAGGTGCACAGACCGGATATTCTATTCCTAAAACAGCGGTTCTAACCTCCACAACCGGAGTTTTCGTTATTAAAAAAGATGGTAATGAAGCGAGATGGGTACCAATAAAGACGGGACTTTCAACAGATTCTACCGTTCTGATTACAGGAGAAATTCAACCTCAGGACAGATTAGTTAAATATGCCACAGAGGAAGTACGGGACGGACAAGTGTTGATAGAAAAGAAATAA
- a CDS encoding DDE-type integrase/transposase/recombinase, which produces MKIMVVDEFLEQGKPKSIVLKHVGLARSSYYYTSTGTKPGKKISQFVYDLENNRHDLEYVLQETKKLLEGEFVDYGYYKTYRYLNQEKGLKIGAYRTYKLMKEHNLLKFQRNNTKRTSRNWVKDLVPNVQNEFSFLEFDIKYVYIQGTRSNAQVLTVLDVFSRWQLGQYIANSIKSEDVIRLFEQIFETYPMPKQFIVRNDNGSQFEATIVQEYLRQKGVNQEFTKPATPQQNAHIESYHSILESAVCQRFEFEDLQDFKQVMHRWKKFYNFERIHGGLQYMSPRKFLESIQVEIDPTW; this is translated from the coding sequence ATGAAAATCATGGTTGTTGACGAGTTTTTAGAGCAAGGGAAGCCAAAATCAATAGTGTTGAAGCATGTAGGGTTAGCTAGAAGTAGCTATTATTATACATCTACTGGCACAAAACCCGGTAAAAAGATCTCTCAGTTTGTCTATGATTTAGAAAACAACAGGCATGATTTGGAGTATGTTTTGCAAGAAACCAAGAAACTTTTGGAGGGAGAATTTGTGGATTACGGTTATTATAAAACCTATCGCTATTTAAACCAAGAAAAGGGGTTAAAGATAGGTGCTTATAGAACCTACAAACTCATGAAAGAGCATAATTTACTGAAATTTCAACGCAATAATACCAAAAGAACTAGCCGAAATTGGGTAAAAGACCTCGTCCCTAATGTACAAAACGAATTTAGTTTCCTTGAATTTGACATTAAGTATGTTTATATCCAAGGAACACGCTCAAATGCACAAGTCTTGACCGTTTTAGATGTTTTTTCAAGATGGCAACTTGGACAATACATCGCAAATTCTATTAAATCAGAAGATGTAATTAGACTTTTTGAGCAAATTTTTGAAACTTATCCTATGCCTAAGCAATTTATCGTAAGAAATGATAATGGTTCTCAATTTGAAGCAACAATAGTTCAGGAATATTTAAGACAAAAAGGAGTTAATCAGGAATTTACGAAGCCTGCTACTCCGCAACAGAATGCACATATTGAGTCCTATCATTCAATCTTAGAGAGTGCTGTTTGTCAGAGATTTGAGTTTGAAGATTTGCAAGATTTCAAACAAGTGATGCATAGATGGAAAAAATTTTATAACTTCGAAAGAATACATGGAGGTTTACAATATATGTCTCCTCGAAAATTCCTCGAATCAATACAAGTAGAAATAGACCCTACGTGGTAA
- a CDS encoding efflux RND transporter permease subunit, whose amino-acid sequence MNLIRLALRKPITIMVIVAGLFFFGVRAVNTIKIDIFPKLDLPVIYFAHPFGGYSPQQMESFFAKQYINILLYVNGIKTIETKNIQGLTLMKISFYPGTNMAQAAAELNSFSTRIQASFPPGSNPPFIIRFDASTLPVGQMVLSSEKRSNNELLDLANVYVRSSFTSIPGVVSSPPFGGNVRTVVINANPELLRAYNITPDQVVEALRINNTIAPSGNARVGDKYYITPTNSMIKNIKDFENIPLFKGTVQNLYLKDVATVQDGADMTAGYALVNGRRSVYLSIAKSADASTWEVVKKLKASIPNIQSNLPEDVKVTYEFDQSRYVINAVRSLMTEGIIGALLTGLMVILFLGDLRGALIVILTIPTSIISAVLFLNLFDQTINIMTLSGLALAIGILVDESTVTIENIHQHLAMGKSKSLAIWDACKEIAFPKLLILFCILAVFAPAFTMEGIPGSLFLPLALAIGFSMVISYFLSQTFVPVLANWIMKDHVGHTEEGFFDRFREKYISLIKKLMPQRKLIVTLYVLGLGLLSYFLLGNIGRDVLPQVNSSQFQIRMRIPDGTRIEKTEKETIKLLETIEKVVGKENISITSAYAGGHPQLFSVNPIYLFMAGSHEAVLQIALKEPYKDGIDALKNKIREEATKVNPQMKLSFEPIELTEKILSQGSPTPIEVRFSGRNKATNEEYARKVEKELKKLPMLRDVQIGQSLRYPALNIEIDRVKAAQLNLDMAEISRTLTAALSSSRYTDKNMWTDTQGGYSYSVQVQIPEYLMNSKEEIAAIPLQKGSSRPNLGDVAVITETHTYGEIDNLGAIPMLTVTANLDHSDLGSASTEVKKVLNNIGELPRGLKVEMIGLSQTLDQTLSSLQNSLFIAIVVILLMLAANFQSFKVSTIVLVTVPAVLVGALGFLMLCGSTLNLQSYMGIIMSVGVSISNAVLLITNAEQLRKINGNAMHSAIEAANVRVRPIIMTALAMIAGMIPMALGHGEAGGQVSPLGRAVVGGLFFSTIAALFVLPLAFAWGQEKTGTSSVSLDPEDEESLVYVPKSVI is encoded by the coding sequence ATGAACTTAATTCGTCTAGCACTAAGAAAACCTATTACCATCATGGTTATAGTAGCCGGTCTATTCTTTTTTGGAGTAAGGGCGGTGAACACCATCAAGATTGATATTTTCCCCAAACTAGATCTTCCGGTGATCTACTTTGCACACCCCTTTGGAGGCTATTCTCCTCAGCAAATGGAGTCTTTCTTTGCTAAGCAGTACATTAATATTCTACTTTATGTTAACGGTATAAAAACCATAGAAACAAAGAACATCCAAGGTTTGACTTTGATGAAGATCAGTTTCTATCCAGGCACGAATATGGCACAAGCTGCAGCGGAGCTCAATTCCTTCTCCACGCGTATACAAGCCTCCTTTCCCCCTGGATCAAACCCTCCCTTTATCATTCGTTTTGATGCTTCTACATTACCGGTAGGACAAATGGTATTGAGTAGTGAGAAGAGATCAAACAACGAACTTCTGGATCTAGCTAACGTTTATGTGCGCTCCAGCTTTACATCTATACCCGGAGTGGTATCTTCCCCTCCTTTCGGTGGAAACGTTAGGACCGTGGTCATTAATGCAAATCCGGAGTTGCTACGTGCTTATAATATCACTCCTGATCAGGTAGTTGAAGCCCTAAGAATTAATAATACTATAGCCCCCTCGGGTAATGCGCGTGTAGGTGACAAATACTATATCACCCCTACGAACAGCATGATTAAGAACATCAAAGACTTTGAAAATATACCTTTGTTTAAAGGTACTGTTCAAAACCTTTATCTGAAAGATGTGGCCACAGTACAAGACGGTGCGGATATGACGGCCGGCTATGCACTAGTAAATGGAAGAAGGTCTGTATATTTGAGTATTGCCAAAAGTGCGGATGCTTCCACCTGGGAAGTGGTTAAGAAACTAAAAGCTTCTATTCCAAACATCCAATCTAACCTACCAGAAGACGTAAAGGTAACGTACGAATTTGACCAGTCGAGATACGTAATCAATGCCGTTCGTAGTTTAATGACTGAAGGAATCATAGGGGCTCTTTTAACGGGCTTGATGGTAATCCTCTTCCTTGGGGATCTCAGAGGAGCACTTATAGTAATCCTCACCATTCCTACCTCTATCATATCAGCGGTACTTTTCTTGAACCTCTTTGATCAAACCATTAATATCATGACCTTGAGTGGTTTGGCGCTTGCCATTGGGATCTTAGTGGATGAAAGCACGGTGACCATAGAGAACATTCACCAGCACCTGGCCATGGGGAAAAGTAAATCACTGGCCATATGGGACGCCTGTAAAGAGATTGCCTTCCCTAAACTTCTTATTCTATTCTGTATCCTAGCCGTGTTTGCTCCTGCGTTCACCATGGAAGGGATTCCGGGATCATTGTTCTTGCCTTTGGCCCTGGCTATAGGTTTTAGCATGGTCATCTCCTATTTCCTCTCTCAAACCTTTGTGCCTGTACTGGCCAACTGGATCATGAAGGATCATGTAGGACACACAGAAGAAGGCTTTTTTGATCGTTTCAGAGAAAAGTATATCTCTTTGATCAAAAAATTGATGCCTCAGCGCAAGCTTATAGTAACATTATATGTTCTAGGACTTGGACTCCTGTCCTATTTTCTGCTAGGGAATATCGGTAGAGATGTATTGCCCCAAGTGAATAGTAGCCAATTCCAGATCCGAATGCGTATCCCGGACGGTACCCGCATAGAAAAAACCGAAAAGGAAACCATTAAACTGCTTGAAACCATTGAAAAGGTAGTGGGTAAGGAGAATATCAGTATAACTTCTGCCTACGCCGGAGGACACCCCCAACTCTTCTCCGTGAACCCTATCTACTTGTTCATGGCCGGATCTCATGAAGCGGTACTGCAAATAGCCCTGAAGGAACCTTATAAGGATGGCATTGATGCCTTGAAGAACAAGATTCGTGAGGAAGCAACAAAGGTGAATCCTCAAATGAAGTTATCCTTTGAACCCATAGAATTGACGGAAAAGATCTTGAGTCAGGGCTCTCCTACTCCTATAGAAGTACGTTTCTCCGGAAGGAATAAAGCCACCAATGAGGAATACGCTAGGAAAGTGGAGAAAGAACTAAAAAAATTGCCTATGCTGAGGGATGTTCAGATTGGGCAATCCTTGAGGTATCCTGCCCTGAACATTGAGATTGACCGAGTGAAAGCCGCTCAATTAAATCTGGACATGGCTGAAATCTCCAGGACATTGACAGCAGCTTTGTCATCCTCCAGATATACGGATAAAAACATGTGGACGGATACCCAAGGAGGTTATTCCTATAGTGTACAAGTTCAAATCCCTGAATATCTGATGAACAGTAAGGAGGAGATTGCGGCCATTCCTTTGCAAAAGGGAAGCAGTAGGCCTAATCTAGGAGACGTGGCCGTAATTACAGAAACTCATACTTACGGTGAAATTGATAACCTGGGAGCTATTCCCATGCTGACAGTGACGGCTAATTTAGATCATTCCGACTTAGGGTCTGCTTCAACTGAGGTAAAAAAGGTTTTAAATAATATCGGAGAACTACCAAGGGGATTAAAAGTAGAAATGATAGGTCTTTCCCAAACCTTAGATCAGACCTTAAGCAGCTTACAAAATTCCTTGTTTATTGCCATAGTGGTCATTCTGCTTATGCTGGCGGCTAACTTCCAATCTTTCAAGGTGTCCACTATCGTTTTGGTTACCGTCCCCGCTGTATTAGTGGGTGCTTTAGGCTTTTTAATGCTATGTGGATCAACGCTGAACCTACAGTCGTACATGGGTATTATCATGTCTGTGGGAGTTTCTATTTCCAATGCCGTATTATTGATTACAAATGCCGAGCAGTTAAGAAAAATAAATGGAAATGCCATGCACTCTGCCATTGAGGCGGCCAATGTACGTGTAAGACCTATCATCATGACGGCCTTAGCTATGATAGCAGGTATGATCCCCATGGCCTTAGGTCACGGCGAGGCGGGAGGACAGGTATCTCCTCTTGGAAGAGCCGTAGTGGGCGGCTTGTTCTTTTCCACTATTGCGGCCCTATTCGTATTGCCTTTAGCCTTTGCCTGGGGTCAGGAGAAAACAGGTACGTCCAGCGTATCACTAGATCCAGAAGACGAAGAGAGTTTAGTATATGTTCCAAAATCTGTCATATAA
- a CDS encoding nitroreductase family protein, whose protein sequence is MFKIKRNLVDVLQSTMTVEEAILYRRSTREFDAEKEISTEKVKRCLELASLAPNSSNMQLWEFYHVTDKETMKSLTRACLDQNSMKTAKEVVVFVTRQDLFYRRSKEMLKLEYEDIERYSPEDRKEPRRKNRKRYYGFLMPFLYARFVGLLGVLRKIIASVVGLFQPMTREVSEEEIYAVVHKSCALAAQNFMIAMAGQGYDTCPLEGFDSKMVKKILDLPYGSSVNMIIPCGIRTEAGVRRTQLRVPFEEVYKRI, encoded by the coding sequence GTGTTCAAAATTAAGCGTAATTTGGTGGATGTCTTGCAAAGTACTATGACGGTTGAGGAAGCAATTTTATACAGAAGATCTACAAGGGAATTTGACGCTGAAAAGGAGATCTCCACTGAGAAGGTAAAACGATGTTTGGAGCTAGCGAGTTTAGCACCGAATAGCAGTAATATGCAATTATGGGAATTCTATCATGTAACAGATAAAGAAACCATGAAATCTCTTACACGTGCTTGTTTGGATCAGAATTCCATGAAGACGGCAAAGGAAGTGGTGGTTTTTGTGACAAGACAGGATTTGTTTTACCGGCGGAGCAAGGAAATGCTAAAGCTGGAGTACGAGGACATAGAAAGATATTCTCCGGAAGACAGGAAAGAGCCTAGAAGAAAGAACAGGAAGCGATATTACGGATTTTTGATGCCCTTCTTATATGCAAGATTCGTAGGATTACTTGGGGTACTACGGAAAATTATAGCGTCAGTAGTAGGTTTGTTCCAACCCATGACCAGGGAGGTTTCAGAAGAGGAAATCTATGCTGTAGTGCATAAATCTTGTGCCTTAGCCGCACAAAACTTTATGATAGCCATGGCCGGGCAAGGGTATGATACTTGTCCTTTAGAGGGTTTTGATAGTAAAATGGTCAAAAAGATCCTGGACCTTCCTTACGGCTCAAGTGTCAATATGATCATTCCTTGTGGAATCCGGACGGAGGCAGGTGTTCGTAGGACCCAATTAAGAGTGCCGTTTGAAGAAGTATATAAAAGAATTTGA
- a CDS encoding transposase, translated as MSKHRKTWSSEEKEKIVLYSIEHGVSVASREFGVSSVSIYSWKEKFDQLGKTGLPPGSMSDSERELKQLRRENEALKRIVAEKELAIQIKDSLLKKSQSLKK; from the coding sequence ATGTCAAAGCATAGGAAAACGTGGTCTTCAGAAGAAAAGGAGAAGATAGTACTTTACTCAATTGAGCATGGGGTTAGTGTTGCTTCAAGGGAATTTGGGGTGTCGTCTGTAAGTATTTATAGTTGGAAAGAGAAGTTTGACCAACTGGGTAAGACAGGTTTACCTCCAGGGTCGATGTCAGATTCTGAGCGTGAGTTAAAACAATTGCGTCGAGAAAACGAAGCTCTTAAACGGATCGTGGCCGAAAAAGAGTTAGCTATTCAGATTAAAGATTCCCTTTTAAAAAAAAGTCAATCCCTAAAGAAATGA
- a CDS encoding TonB-dependent receptor translates to MYIIKVNPLCFLVLAFVARFSCGKVSGEHYTLEGLLINQDRKAPEYIHDKLLSTDGLSLDQSTTGNTGVLDFAVLEGDYALKLGQLGKELLQKIWP, encoded by the coding sequence ATGTACATTATTAAAGTAAATCCGTTATGTTTTTTAGTGCTAGCTTTTGTAGCTAGGTTTTCGTGTGGTAAAGTTTCTGGTGAGCATTATACCTTGGAAGGACTTCTGATTAATCAGGATCGGAAAGCTCCGGAATATATCCATGATAAACTCCTCAGTACTGATGGTCTTTCATTGGATCAATCCACAACCGGTAACACAGGTGTTCTGGATTTTGCTGTATTGGAAGGCGATTACGCACTGAAGCTTGGGCAATTAGGTAAAGAGCTGCTGCAAAAAATCTGGCCTTAG